The following is a genomic window from Canis lupus baileyi chromosome 30, mCanLup2.hap1, whole genome shotgun sequence.
CTCCGATTTTTTGCGACTTAATATAACATGGAGCCTCCTGCCTATGAAAATACAAAGATTCCTCTTTCTTGTTTGCAGCTGCACAGAATTTCACgttgtcctgtgtgtgtgtatctttctcATCCTTGTGCTTCCAATCCTCTGGGCCCTTGTATTCAGGACCCAGTTCTTGGAATtcgcacacattttttttttttttttggtgcagaCTAACAATCTTTATTTGTAAATTGAAATATCTAATAAtttacacttgtttttttttttggagaattgaAGTTATACTTTCCTAATAACACTAAGATTACTACAGCATTTTTATAGACTCATCAGCACACTGGTGGCttatattaaactttttttaaaaaattgttttaagattttatttattcatgagagacacagagagagaggcagagacacaggaagagggagaagcagggtctctgcggggagcccaacatgggactcagtcccagggccctggggtcacaccctgagccgaaggcagacactcagccactgagccacccaggtgccccataattcTTGATCGAATGTTTGACATCGTCTACGAAAAATTCTAGCAGCTCTGGATGAGTTTCTCTCCCCATGCTAGCTGGCGGCCTGAGAGGGGCAGAGGACCCTACTGACCTGAGGCTGCCCTACATCTGGCTTCCCCACTCCTGGGTCTGAGCTGTCCAGGGGTCCCACCTGAGAACCACTCCTGTTTGGCCATGTCTTCTTGGCAATGAGGCTGCAAAAGCTCTGCTTGGGTTCTGCTGGTTTTCCGCTGGCTTTCTTAGCGTCTTTCCTGCCTAGCATAAACATTTGGCAAATGCCCTGAGATACAAGCTGCGGCTCTAGAGCTCCCTCGCCTCGGTGCCTGCCACCTCCCTGGGGTCTTATCCCCTTGGGTCCATATGGCCTCCGCAGTTGCAGACTCCCGTGTAGTATCTCCACCCTCCCAGGTTTCCAGAAGCTCCACTGGCCTCTCTGTATGCTACTTACTTCCCCTCACACCACACAGAAGATTCATCAGCTGCACCTGGGGAAGAGCCATTTGGAGATGCCAGCTCGCCTCTCTGgagtccccccccgcccccgccccagcgcaTCTCCACATGTTGCCCCTTAATGCTCAGTCTCATCAGCCGCCTTCACAAGCTAGCACAGACACTCTTGTATTTTATCCAGCTTCCGAGCTGTCCTCAGCTGGGTACGAATGTCTGGCAAGGGCTGCCTTGTCATAGACGGCAAACCTCTCCTCTCCCCGTCTCTGCCATGCACTTCCAGCCGACAGATCGCTTCCCGTGCCTCCAGAGGGACCGGAACCTGAGCATGGAAGGCCAGGCTCAACCTGTACTATTTTTGTAACTCAAGACATAAAGAAAGGGcgcctgggggatccctgggtggcgcagcggtttggcgcctgcctttggcccagggcgcgatcctggagacctgggatcgaatcccacgtcgggctcccggtgcatggagcctgcttctccctctgcctgtgtctctgtgcctctctctctctctgtgactatcataaataaataaaaattaaaaaaaaaaaaaaaaaaaaaaaaagaaagggcgcctggggggctcagtggattgagcatctgccttcagctcaggtcatgatcctggggtcctgggatcgagtcctacactggGATCcttgcgtggagtctgcttctctctctatgtctctgcctcctgctcattctctctctctctctctctctctctctctgtcaaataaataagtagaatccttttaaagaaatatagagGGACTCCCGGGTagctgagcagttgagcatctgccttcggctcagggcatgatcccgggtccagggatccagtcctgcatcaggctccttgtgtggagcctgcttctccctctgcctgtgtctctgcctctctctctttctgtcttcatgactaaataaaatctttttaaaaataaaataaagaaataaaagatataaagaaactCAGTCTGTAGTTTAATTGAATTCCTAGAACCCCTCTGCCCCATCATGAACTTCCTCGTGGCTGAGGGGCCTGGGGTGAGAACCACTGCTGCAAACAGAATGGCCAGGAAGGGCGAGGACTGGAGCTCACAGACGTAGCAGGGGCACCACACGCTGCCTGAGTGCCCCCAGAGCCCTCCCCCAGGGGCTCCACGCACCAGGCCGGGCCCTGGGCACCCATGCATTCTCGAGCTTGGCACCACTCCCAGCACATGTTGGGGGGGCTGGCTCCCCAGTGAATAAGTTCACACTTGGAAGGTAGAAGGACCAGAGATGATGGAAATTTATTTAGCAGAGGAAACCAAAACCACTTGGTGGCCACTTGGATATTACTtccagaagaaaggaaggaaggaaggggttcAGATGACATTCAGGTTCCTGGCTGGGGTGACCCAAGGAATTTTTCAGCTAACAAtcaagaaaatcaataagaaagacaaagacaatcATTGTTTTCCACATGGAGGCTTTGCTGGAGCTGCGCCTTCTGCACGCCTGTTTGTACTCAAGGTTTGCGGTGTTTGGGGCATAAGAAGGCTGTGCCCAGATGCAGAACCCACGGCCTCAGTGACTGGTCAGGCATAAGAGGCCTGGTGGCCACCCAAGGACATGGAAGTGGCCACCCGACTGTCCCACCGTTACCTGCTTGCCACCTGCAGGTGCCGTCAGAGGAGCCCTCCGCACCAGGGCGTCACAACTAGAACACTTCTTGCCCCACAGCTTCTTTGACCCTGGCTTCTCCAGCCTGGCACTCCGGAAGCTGCACCACCCTGGCTAGCAgagacccctccccaccccactccaccggTGTGTACGAGATCCACCCGGGTGTCAACAAAGGGCACTTAGGATTCCAAGGGATGGATTTCTTATGCAGCAACCTGGCCCCAGGACATGCTTTTTGCAGACTCACACCTTTACTAGCTCAACGTCTGTGCTGCACCAAAGGAACCAGAGGATGTGTTAACAGATCCCAAAATATACTAGGAGTTTTATAGCTAAGCAACACCTCATAGGACCAAACATAAAGCCGGCACTAATGAGAGTCCCGGGCTCCAAACACCAACAAGGAAGGCAGGCATGCGGGGCCGGCTGCTGGACAGCACGCACCAGGAGGGGTATAAAAGCCGCCGGCCCAGCACCTCGCACACTCACACGCACACCCGCACCCAcacactcacctgcacccacaccctGCCCCAGCACCCACACCATGGCCGCCTCCACCCTGTCCGTCTGCTCCAGCGACCTGAGCTACGGCGGCCGCATCTGCCTGCCCGGCTCCGGTGACTCCTGCCCCGACCCCTCCTGGCAGGTGGACGACTGTCCCGAGAGCTACTGCGAGCCCCCCTGCTGCGCCCCGGCCTCCTGCCTGACCCTCCTCTGCACCCCTGCGAGCTGCGggtccagcccctgcccaccaGCCTGCCCCGGCTCCTGCCAGCCCTCGTGCGGcagctgctccccctgccagGAGGGCTGCGGTGTGTctgtctgctgcaagcccgtgtgctgcacccctgtctgctgcaagcccgtCTGCTGTGAGGTATCCCCTTGCTCAGCCTCCCTCTGCTGCCAGCAGTCTAGCTGCCAGCCCTCCTGCTgcagctcctccccctgccaggaAGACAGCTGTGTGTCTCTCTGCTGCAAGCCCGTGTGCTGCACCCCCGTCTGCTGCAAGCCCGTCTGCTGCACCCCTGTCTGTTGCAAGCCCGTGTGCTGCACCCctgtctgctgcaagcccgtGTGCTGTAAGGCCTCCCCCTGCTGCCAGCAGTCTAGCTGCCAGCCCTCCTGCTgcagctcctccccctgccaggaagacagctgtgtgtctgtctgctgcaagcccgtgtgctgcacccctgtctgctgcaagcccgtctgctgcacccctgtctgctgcacccctgtctgctgcaagcccgtCTGCTGCCAGGCCTCCCCTTGCTCAGCCTCCCCCTGCTGCCAGCAGTCTAGCTGCCAGCCTTCTTGCTGCAGCTCCTCCCCCTGTCAGGAAGAcagctgtgtgtctgtctgctgcaagcccgtGTGCTGCACCCCTGTCTGCTGCAAGCTCATCTGCTGCAAGCCTGTCTGCTGCCAGGCCTCCTCCTgctgccagcccagcccctgcagaCCCTCCTCCTGCGTGTCCCTCCTCTGCCGCCCCGTGTGCAGGCCCGCCTGCtgcgcctccccctccccctgtcaGCCCAGCTGCTGCCGCCAGGCCTCCAGCGTGTCCCTGCTGTGCCGCCCCGTGTGCTCCCGCCAGGCCTGCTGCGGCCCCTCCTCGGCCCAGAAGTCCTGCTGCTAAGTGATCTTCATAAGAGCACCCAAAGCTCGAGAGCCCGCCTGCACACCCTGGATTCTTTACTAAGCACCAAGTCAAGTATCCAGTCCTCTTTCCTGGGCTCCTGCAGTGGACACTGGTCACCTGTTTCCCATGGTGCATTTGTCCCACTGACTTTCTTCAGGTACTAACTTTCCCCAAGTCAATatgccctgcctcctccacctGGATTGGCAGTGACTTCAGCAAGGCCAGCTGGGCTCCCCCAAGCCTTTGAACCTCGTGGAGCGAAAGAAGACAAGATAAAGTATCTTTTCCAGAGCTGGTTTCTCACTATTGCCCCTGGACCCGGTATGGCCCTGGCTCCTCCACTGATTCCTGAGCTTATTTCTTCACCAACCCTCATTCTGTAGCTGTCAGTCCCtccaataaattcctttttagaTCAAGTTGAGCAGAATTCATTTCTGGGGTTTCCAACAAAGATCCCCACCTAACACCCCCCACGTAAGGATGGTCCGGGTTGTGCCCTAGGACCACCATGTCCTGTCTTTAGTAGTGTCCAGGAAGTGCCTCTGGCTACATGTATGTCCAGGATGTGGACACATTTTCAAGGACATAAAGGCTAAATAGTCTGATGGCAGTGCCTACCCTGGGGAAGAGCCACCCATCAGGGCGACTTCCCTGAACCCAGACTGTCTCCAGCCCCCGCTCCAGAAGGATGGACTCCACAGGCCCTGTGCAGTTAAGAGTCAGCACCGCAGGCCTTGGGCAGCTGTCTTTAGGCCTGCTCATAAGGTAGGCCcttagggggtgcctgggaaTGTAGACTTTGGGAGAGTTTCCACCCATGTGATAGGAGGTCCTCACTGGCATAAACTGTACAAATACTACGGCTTGTGTTGAGTAGTCACTCTTCCTGGAAGCCTGGAATTTTGGTACAAGCCAGGCAGACGGTGCCCATGTGATCTGGCCCTGATAAAAACCGTAGGTGCTGATCTCTGATGAGCTCCCTGGGGAGTGACGCATCATACATGTTGTCACAGCTCCTAGCAGCGGAGTTAAGCATGTCCTGGGTGATCCCACTGGGAAGGGCTCTGGAAATATGTCCAGTATCACTGGCGTCTCCCCACGCACCTTTCCCCTGGGCTGACTTCGCTCTACATACTGAGTCCTGGGAGGTCCCCCAGCAAATCACCAAAATCCTGGGGACCCCAATGCAGAAATGTTCAAGTCTGATGACAACAAGCATCGCCCAAAGTGTAGAAACAAGGTCTGCTTATGCTGCAGGTGAGAGTCATGTTTCAAAGCAAGTCGGTAACATCTGGAAAAGCAAAACCTGTGCACATCCTATACCCCGAGCAGCTCTCCTGGAGAAGACTTATGTGTGTGCACTTGACGCCCACATAGATTATTGTACAATGGAGTCTGAAAGGCCTAAAAGTTAAACACCACCTTTAGTGGGAGAATGGACAACTAGACCACAGTCTATGCACACAAGAAAAGAGCATGCGGTAGTTAGCATGACTGAACTGGAGAAACACAGCATTACAGATGAATGGCAGAAACATAACAtcgaataaaaataaaaatcacattgcAGATTGATATGTGCAGAAAAGCCCACACTGAAAGGTTAAAACCACAAAGTGATACTTTGCCTTCATGACTATAAACTTCTCTACAAAAACTACAAAAGCATGTGCAGGAATGTGAATGCCAGCCTCCAAACAGGGGGCTATCCCAAGGGGGGCGGTGGACACATGGCGTGTCAACAACATGTGGAATATTCTGCAAATACAGCAAAATGTTAAGGTTTCTGTTAACTCATAGATATTTGGATGTCTATTCTACTATTTTCTATGcttcctgaaatattttattaaaaatattaaaattttatttaaaaattaaaaattttatttaaaattttatttaaaaatactatctaaaaaggtaaaaaatgttatatacaaaccaGTTTCTGTGACAGATTCATTAAGatgaacttataaaaataaaaaggaagttttGTTTGGAAAATTTAAAGTGCTTCCAAACTGGGGAGTAAACCAAAGCACAATAATCCTCAAGGACATACAGTAGTATACAAGCAAAATTGAGAATAAATAAGATTTCAATTCAGAAacttccaaaggaaataaaagaaataaattaataaaattaatgaattaaagcAGAAAAAGCAACAGTAGATATAATCAAAGAAaccaagcatttatttttttttaagtctataaaAGGAGAACAATGTtggaaaacctaaaaaaaaaaaaaagataatggataTTAAGTATCAAAACAGACACATGACCAAAgatggagaaaattttaaattatggaaagaaatatACATCTTTAAATCAATACAGTCAGATTTTGTGGGCTAAGGGGACAATTTTCTAGGAAAGTATCACTGAAATCGGTGTAAGGAAAGGTAAAGCCCTTGAGGAGGCCAGCAATCACGGGAGAGCTTGAAAGGTCAGGGTAACACTTTCCATCACAAAAAGTACAAGATCCAGATGATGACACAAGAGCAGACGCACAGAACAAGAGGCCCCAGGGGTCCAGTAATGACCCTCGCCCTCAGTGTCACTGATTCCCTGATTCCCAATCAGGGTGCCGCTGCAGCTTAGTAGGGTAGTGACGAGACAGGCCAGCTGGTGTCTGTATGCGAGGGTAAAAAAGTAAACTTTGCCGTCTGTCTACCTCACTTCATGTACACAATTAATGAGGGGAGGACAAGGATATCAGAGCTGAATGCAGAAGGCGAAGTGGTGGAGGTCCAGAAGGATACATGGGAGAGTATCTTCACAATGTGCGGTACGCAAAGATTGGCAATGGGACGCCAAGAACACTAAACACAAAAGGCAAGAGTCATCAGCCCTCGACACAAGGGtttgtaaaaaagtaaaaaagaaaaaggagggaaaaaatgaaaagaaaaaagaaataaacaaaaaaggcaagagtcaggggtgcctgagtggctcaatcagttcaGCATCTAAcgcttggtttctgctcaggtcatgatcttatgggtctgggattgagcccctggtagggctccttgttcagcagagagtctgtgtggaggttctggccctctgccccttccccacactcacacattcttgctctctctctctctcaaaagtaaataaataaatgtattttttctttttcaaaagaaagtgTCATTacactggacttcattaaaattaggAGCTTCTATTCATCCAGGACACCATGAACATCACAACACATCCATCAGGACACCTCAAGTTAGAAAGTCTAACCATCGTGAGTGTCAGCAAAGATGTAAAAGAACATACACATTTGCTGGAGGGAATGTAAACATGTGTGGTCACTTGGGAACCGGTTGGGCAGTCTGTCAATCATACACCAATCATGTGGCCCAGACATCCCACTCCTGGCTGTTTACCCAAGACAAGTGGCAACATAAGTCCACACGAGGAATTGTTCATGAACGTTCATACCAGTTGTGTGTGCATCAACAGCTCAGCGGGATGAATAAATTGTattatatccacacaatggaaaaTTATGCAGCACAAAAAGAAGGCAGCCACATACATACTCATATATCTCAATACACTCAAGAGAAGAAGCCAAACCCTAAGAATTCATATTACATAATTTACGTGAACCTGTAGAGAACACAAAGCTAACCTAGATGGGAAGGAGTTCTGTAGTTTCCTGAGGCCAGGGTGTGACAGGGTGGGATTAAGAACACGTGAAATTTTCAGGATGATGGAGAAGTTCTATATGTTCCTTGTGGCAGTGGTCACTCTGGTGCATATTTTTCCAAAACTAAGCAAATAGAAACTTTAGACAGGTACATGTTACAGTATGCAAATCACACCTCAAtaagttgactttttaaaaaggataccATCCAGAGGATGAGAAAAACAAGTCCCTGACTTGGAAGAGACGTGTGTAATGCTTATACCCGGTGGAGTGCTGAAGCACACTTGTACCACTTCTTCCCAGTTCTGTGTTCAAAACATCACAATAAGAGCTGTGGTGTATTTATATCATGGGAACTGGTACATGCAATAAATTAGGgctttttggtttcattttacaGACAGCCAGTTATCAAACATTTATTACACACCACTGTATACATGCAACAATTAActcatatttggaaaatataataaatttgcaTAAGCcaatgagaaatacaaataatcctACTTTTAAAAGCCACGCAAATGACTTAAACATGCAAcctcagaagaaaatatattcaggTGCTCAATGAGCAGCTTTAGTCATCAGGGAATGAAATTAATGCAATGATGTGGTATCCTTACACCCTTtccaaaatggataaaaatttaaaagattgacaATACCTCATTTTACAAAGGCTATAGAATGACAAGTCATTATACAAGTCATAAGATTGGCCAATAGGGATGTAAATGTGTTTAGAAAGCCGTTGGGACAAGATATATGCTAAACAGCACATGTGCCTATCGTtcaacccagaaattccactcatGGGTGCACACTGAAGAGAGATTGCTAAATACATCCACCAAAAACCCCCAAAATGTACAATAAttcttatagcagcattattaatatTAGCCAAAATCTGTAAATAGTCTAAATTTGTATCATCAGGAAAAGAGAGTGGATCAATAATGCATCACCCATGTGGCTGCTTATCACAGACACTCTGTTGAGCAAAAGGAGCCATAAACTAAGAAGTAGACTGAACAGGTGAAACCAATCCATAGGGAAATAAGATGAACTAGTGATTCCTTGGGAGAGTTGGGTTAACTGAGAAACAGCACAAGGGAACATTTGAAATTCTGGAAACATTTTATGTCTTCAGCAAAATATTCTAAGGgataattcttccaatccagaaGATTATACCCAGCTAAATTATCAATCAAGAATAAAAGCAGTATGAAGTCATCTTTACTTATTCTATGCTCCAAAATTTATCTCCTATGCACCCATTTTCAGAAAGCTATATGTTCCTTGTGGCAGTGGTCACTCTGGTGCATATTTTTCCAGTTCCAGTCCAGTGGGCCCCCTCATCCAGAAGACCAGTCCAAATGTCTGCTCACACTGCATCTCCCAATTCAGGAGCTCCATGGAGGCTGAGttctggtggtggtgatgataggTCAGACGGTGTGCTCCACCCAAAGAAAGACATAAGCCCAGAAAGGAAAGGACACTATGTTCAGGAAATAAGAGACCCATTAtaggagagagatggaggaaaatCCAAAGACAGTGATGAGAGGAGATCCATGGGTGATGCCTGGAATACACAGCAGACATCATCCCATAAATGGAGCTCTTGGAGAGACATCTCCACAAAATAAAGAGAGCCAGCAGATTACCTGATATGTTCAACCCTCTTGAGTGGAGCTTGGAGATAAATTAGAGGATTTAGTGTTGATCTAATGATAGgtacacagagaaagaagcaaataaacatAAGAAGCAATTGTTAactctaaaaaaggaaaaacacaagcaaaaacaaaacatgtacaaGTGAGGAAATTAAATCTGGCGCCACTATGCAGACCTGCCTATGAGCAACATGCTCTGGTTTGAATGATACAGATTTGACAATGGTTTAACCAAATATTGGGATATTTCTACCTCCTGAGGCTGGGGAGAAGAACTTTtcatggggttgggggggaggggcggacaAGAGAAAGTGCCTTCCTTCACGACACAAAACCACATCCTATTTAACACTGAAAACtcaaggggtgggggaagagggcagTTGAGTAGGAGAGCCCTAGTCTCACCTCATCCCATGAATATAATCAGATAATTCATCCTAAATACCCCCCAGAAATTGATCTGAAAACTGCcaaaacaaactccacaactaatgGGAGAGAAGAAGCCACACAAAGAAGATAGAAGTGCAGAGACATGGCTTGGGTGAGAAACAGACCATGGCCACcacagtggggagggggctgtggcCACGCAGAGGGGCAACAGACTAAACTAGCACACAGGGGAGCACACGGGGAAGATGAATCCCCACGGCAACTAGCATGGAAAGCGAGAGGGcccaaatttcatgagttcttacaaccagcagAGCTTAGAGACTGGAGTTTGGATGGTCAATGTGGTTGGCTCTGGGGGAATCTGGAGGAAGTTGGAGCTGCTCCTCGTGGAGAAAATGCAGGGCAAACAGCCCTTGGACATACAGCATGGAAACAGTGACCCGAAGAAAATCTAGGGCACCAGTGGGGAGGTTATTTGCTCATCTGGGAGTACAACCCGGAGAAGCAGCATTTATGGAAAGATGCCTTTGTGAACAAAGGAACTGACAGGTACCATTTCCCTCCCACACTCCTCCAGTATAAGCACAGAGCCACCTGCAGAAACCAGCCCAGTGATGACACTGGCTACCTAACTTGCTCAcatccagccccacatcccctGTGCTCTTGAAGAACCACCATTCCCAGTCATGCTCATCTCAGTTCCAGTCCAGTGGGCCCCCTCATCCAGAAGACCAGTCCAAATGTCTGCTCACACTGCATCTCCCAATTCAGGAGCTCCATGGAGGCTGAGttctggtggtggtgatgataggtctcatttcacaagcagatcAGAACACACTAATTAATATGCCACATTCAGACCAGGGACCAAACACTAGCCACAACAGGTAAAGAAAGCCTagagatgactggcctgaaggataaagtGGCAGGACACAAGAGCagagcacacacagcacacacaggaGACAAGCCTTGAAGCACAGAGCCCTGGGGAATAGGGGACACTGTGTGGCAGGggactacaggacctcttcttcataagaacaggagatgtagctgactttcctaacacaggaaaacagacacagaaagttagacaaaatgagaagccgaggaatttgtcccaaatgaaagacaGGGCCACAGCtggagatctaagtgaaacagatatttCTAAAAATGCCTGACAgaaatttttttacatatttatttatttatttatttatttatttagagagagagaatgcatgggaggaggagcaaagggggaaggataagtaggctccatgctgagcatgaccctgagatcatgatgtgagctgaaatcaagagttgcacacttaactgagccacccaggtgccctgcctgtTGGAAAATTTAAAGCAGTGATTATAAGGATACTTAC
Proteins encoded in this region:
- the LOC140621774 gene encoding uncharacterized protein gives rise to the protein MAASTLSVCSSDLSYGGRICLPGSGDSCPDPSWQVDDCPESYCEPPCCAPASCLTLLCTPASCGSSPCPPACPGSCQPSCGSCSPCQEGCGVSVCCKPVCCTPVCCKPVCCEVSPCSASLCCQQSSCQPSCCSSSPCQEDSCVSLCCKPVCCTPVCCKPVCCTPVCCKPVCCTPVCCKPVCCKASPCCQQSSCQPSCCSSSPCQEDSCVSVCCKPVCCTPVCCKPVCCTPVCCTPVCCKPVCCQASPCSASPCCQQSSCQPSCCSSSPCQEDSCVSVCCKPVCCTPVCCKLICCKPVCCQASSCCQPSPCRPSSCVSLLCRPVCRPACCASPSPCQPSCCRQASSVSLLCRPVCSRQACCGPSSAQKSCC